cttgacaaagactgtagctgatcactCGAAAATCCAAGTCCtatttgttgtgttggcaattacaattCAGACTTGATTcagaaaatcaaacaaaatctACAAAGGTGAATGTCCTTCCCACACCATTCAtggtacatacaaatgtacacatgtagggCAGCTCTCATCTACCTTTCtctagcccttgggccacacaacattCACAGCGGTACTACAAATGTAAGAGGAGAAAGCTCTTTGTGCCATTTTAAATGCTTTGGTATGGCTCGGCCAGGATCGAGACTGCAACCTGTCGTCCAAGGCAAAAAATATAAGACTAGCTAGTAGATAAGGAGTGTTTCAAATACATGTCTTTTTTGGTTGTATCATTTAAATCACTGATATCAAAAAGATTGAGGAAAAATATAGAGGAAACAGTTCAGAAAACGTGGTTTATAAAAGTAATTCCAAGTACAGTACTTGCATACAGGTTGGATCTTAAAATATCAAGTGTGAGCTTAGCACATATTAGacacaatgacaatgaactttattgcatattcatgcccagtaTGGGCTAAATGCATCAGGTAACATAGAGTAAAAGaaatttcttgtctagttgtatgggacttacaagggatctgcgcatatctgcgtatagtgagcattctaagataaaatgtagTGAGGACTGCCCTATTCAAGTAaaatagaaacaaaaacataaaacgaAGCGACTCACCGAGGCCCCTTTTCCTGCTATCCACTGACAGGAACCTGACACAGGGGTCCCCGTTGACGTACTTAGCTGCCCACGGCGTGTCTAGCCTGGTGCCTGGAGAGAAGTACAGAGCCAGGGCGTAGCGGGAGGAGTAGGAGGCCCTCTGCAGCTGGGCCAGCTGAGATGGCTGGTCCTCTGAAACAACCATAATAACACATGCAATCTACAGTTAAACATCAAATAAAAAGGCTTATGACTGATTTTGTAAGCCGTATGGCTGGTTCTCTGGAGCAAGAAATTAGggtacatacatgcacattttCAATTTGTGCATAAAAGGAAGAATAATCTTATCAAGTTTAACTCTGAGAACCAAAATCAAAGAATCTGAACAATCTGATCTGCAATTCATAACTTGTTTTTGTCCCAGCACTTCAGTTTCCTTCCCTATTGGATCGAGATGGACTGAAAGTTAGATTCAGGCTTCCCTCCAAGCATTCTGTTTTCGTCTTGGCCCCTGCTCTacttttactttaaaatgtccCCAAAACTGTGGGGTCGTGCAGCGCAACGGCAGAGTGTTCGACttagaaccaagaggtcccgagttcgaatcctgtcatgtcaccgatcttgtgcccttgggaaagtcaatttacacgactttcctcactcaacccaggcgtgaatgggtacctgacttcgtttGGGGAAAgccgtattgaggtcacctggtggcgccgaatggcagccgcccagacccttgcgacagttcgacaaaatgcaagtgtggataagatattatatatatgttgtgtagtgtgtgaaacctgtaataccctgcatcaattcagcggtagaaaggctgccattgcgggtaattgctgaccaataaaagaaaaacattattattattatttaacAAGCAAATGAATTGACTAGCTTCATCTGCAGTAACCCTACCCAGAAGTGCCTTGACCCCGGCGAGGCCCAGAATCTGAGGCACGGGCATCGTCAGGACAACAGCGTCAAACTCCGCCTCCGTCCCGTTCTGCGCCACCACGTGCCACTTTCCCGCGCCCGGGCCGCGCTGTTCTCTGATCTCCGATACTTGATGTCCAAAATGCACCTCTGCATCTAAGGAGAAATGGACATTGTCAAccattatatatatactagttaAGCTAACAAGATTCATTTCCAATGTTATCACTCATTCATCTTTTTCCTAACATGTTGGAAATGAAATTAATTATCCATCAATCAATAAGATCGGTTAGATCAACCAATGAATCAGGaattcaaacaatcaatcatCTACTAGTACCATTCATTATATATAAGATCAACCAATAAATCAGAGTCAATAGAttatcaaccaaccaaccaaccaatcaatcaatcaatcaatcaaccaatcaattaattaattaatcaatcacTGATCATTAGAGCACGACAGACTTACGTCCCCCACCTGCCTGTTTGAGGAAGTGCTTCACCACGGAGCTGATGCCGGCCGGCGCCACGTAGTGACTGGTGGATGGGTCGGAGCGGTCGCCATCCAAGGGCGCAGACAGTGGCCTCAGGACCCCGGCCCCCAGCAGGTCATCATAGAAACTGGGGAAGAAAGCAACACTCAAGGCTTTTATATAATAATAGATATACATAGTCTATAAAAATGATTCAACTTTTAGTGCATGATCTTCTCCCATATGATGAACAAAATACTGATGCCggctaaaaaaaaatacagagaCAGTAGTTCGAATTTGTAACCTATGAATAATAATAGAGCAAAGTTCCTCGGGTGTTTgttattcaccaggttgtatcatTTCAGCCAGCctgtacccatgtgagtaatgaggctgttgtaacgcgctcgaggcacctcctcgaacacgggacctactctccaagcagaggttgaatgggcagatcgtcaccgttttatcatatgccgttttttGGTGACGatcattatcatattatcatattattttgGTGACGATcatttatcatatgccgttttttttGCCGtcgataacaacaacaaaatggcatatgataaaacggtgaccatctgcccattcaacctctgtttggagagtacacAGCtgcaggacccccatttttcgtctctcccgaaagacggtgcagctccgacaaggatacccttcccgggattccaTCCGGGGTCTCCtggatccaactaattggaaacaggaggctcaactgcgaagtCGCTACCAATTGAGTATACCTGGCGTGTGACTGTGCGTAGTCTTGGGTGGCAGACACGTACTGGGCCCCTAGATCAGCTGTGCACTGTGGGTCCTCAGGGCACCGACTGGTGCTCATTCGACCTCCTGCAATCAACATAGATACCCTCAGCCTGGGAGCATAACTTACAACAACTCTGACTCCAACTGCAAAGAAGACGCTGACCTTTCTCAAGAACAATGGCTTTAATAAACTAAGCAGAGGaattgtaaggtttgatccacacataccgagaaggacccctaacgttacatatactgATTCGACTGTAGCGGCTGCGAGGCAAGAGAAGCCCTGCAACAGCCGACGCGGCTATTAAACACTAAGTCCACCATGCATGAGtagtagaagaagaagagtaGCGAGACTATTCTACAACTCCGCTCTATCTTACCCGCGCCCCTCGCCTTGTCCCAGACCACGATGCTGCAGGCCTTCTGCAGCTCCCGTCTGAGCAGGCACGCGCTCACGGCGCCCGTCAGCCCCGCGCCGACGATCAGGACTCGCGCCATTGCGGGAAGTACAGCAGGGCCGGAGAAATAGGCTGAGAGAGACGCTGTAAAATGTTGACCGGCTG
The nucleotide sequence above comes from Branchiostoma lanceolatum isolate klBraLanc5 chromosome 14, klBraLanc5.hap2, whole genome shotgun sequence. Encoded proteins:
- the LOC136449072 gene encoding renalase-like isoform X1, with amino-acid sequence MYIYYYIKALSVAFFPSFYDDLLGAGVLRPLSAPLDGDRSDPSTSHYVAPAGISSVVKHFLKQAGGGHAEVHFGHQVSEIREQRGPGAGKWHVVAQNGTEAEFDAVVLTMPVPQILGLAGVKALLEDQPSQLAQLQRASYSSRYALALYFSPGTRLDTPWAAKYVNGDPCVRFLSVDSRKRGLDGPEVGPALVVHTGVPFGLKHIDQALSEVQPIIMQHLQDVLPGLPEPISIKCQKWRYSQVHKPVEGSPGSLVVSSRPPLVLGGDAFSHSNFDGCIESALSVVSQVKELLTTKS
- the LOC136449072 gene encoding renalase-like isoform X2 — translated: MARVLIVGAGLTGAVSACLLRRELQKACSIVVWDKARGAGGRMSTSRCPEDPQCTADLGAQYVSATQDYAQSHASFYDDLLGAGVLRPLSAPLDGDRSDPSTSHYVAPAGISSVVKHFLKQADAEVHFGHQVSEIREQRGPGAGKWHVVAQNGTEAEFDAVVLTMPVPQILGLAGVKALLEDQPSQLAQLQRASYSSRYALALYFSPGTRLDTPWAAKYVNGDPCVRFLSVDSRKRGLDGPEVGPALVVHTGVPFGLKHIDQALSEVQPIIMQHLQDVLPGLPEPISIKCQKWRYSQVHKPVEGSPGSLVVSSRPPLVLGGDAFSHSNFDGCIESALSVVSQVKELLTTKS